The Gemmatimonadaceae bacterium DNA segment CATCACGGTGAAGCACTGACGCTCACCCGCTCCGGCCGCCCCCACCTTTGCGCCGGCGACGTTCGAGAAGAACGCCTGGTTCGACGTTCAGGATTTCGCAAAGCGTCTCGAGCAGCGCGCCGTCGAACATGCGCACCCGTCCTCGCTGCCGCACGAGCCGGTAGAGCGTCGACGGAATGACTCGGCCGTCGGAGCGTTTCGCGACCTCGTAGGCCGTGATCTTGTGCTCCGTGAGCACTTCGGGGAGTCGGATTCGCACGGGAGGGCGAATCTATTAGTACTGTCTCGGTAGTGTCAATGATGTCATGACACTATTGACACTACCGCAAGAGTTGTGCATTTTCCGCTTCGTCCGGTCCCCCCCCACCAGCCGGTTGCCCTTCCCCGCCAAGGAGCCCGCCATGCAGACCGTGGTCGCAACGGACACCCCGAGGGTCGCGCCGCCAACGGAGTCGATGAGCTATTTGGCTGTCGAGGCACAGGACATCGCGTACACTCCCAGCCGCTCCAGCGGCGGGACCGTCTCCGTCAGGCTCGAGCATCTCCACGATGCCGGACTGACCGTGTTGCGCCTCGCGGCCAACGGCCACGCGTTCCGCAAAATGGGCGAGCCCGCGGGCGGCAAAACGCGATTGAGGCTGGTGTTGGAGTCGCCGGACGCGTTGCGCGCGCTGACATGCTGCCTGATCGAGTTGCTCCAGAACGAGAAGGCCCTCGAGCTGCTCGAGGGCGTGACGCCAGGCGACCGCTCCGATTAGGGGGGTGAGCCGTCGAAAACGAAAATGGGGAGAGCCTGACGGAGGCTCTCCCCGTTTTCGTGGCGGCGATCAGTCGCTCACGCGCCCCGCGCGTCGGCTCGCGCAATCTCTGCCGTCAGCGCATACTCGTCACGCGTCACGACCTCGGCGCGGACGTCGCAAGAACCCATGCGCGAAGATTCTACCGGCCAAGGGTCGCATCGTCGAGTCGATGGACATGCGTGAATCGAATACGATCATCATCGGCGCCGGACCGGCCGGACTCGCTCTCGGAGCCGAGCTTCGGCGCTCGGGCGTCTCGTTCGTGATGCTCGAGCGTGGAGAGCACGTCGCCGAGTCATGGCACCGCCACTATGAACGGCTCGCGCTGCATACGCCGAAGCGGCACTCGGCGCTCCCGGGCCTTCCCTTCCCGCGCGACTATCCGACGTACCCGTCGCGCCAACAGCTCATCGCGTACTTCGACGACTACGCGCGCACGTTCGACCTGCATCCCGAGTTCGGGGTGGACGTGTCTCGATGCACGCGTGGGGCGGACGGGCGTTGGTCGATCGAGACCAGCGTCGGCGAGTATCGGGCGCGCAATCTCGTGATGGCGGCGGGCCTGAACCGTGTGCCCACTGTGCCGCGCTGGCCGGGTCAGGAGACCTTTCCCGGACGGATCGTCCACACGCAAGACTATAAGAATGGCGAGCGCTTCCGATGCCAGCGCGTGCTCGTCGTGGGTTTCGGAAACTCGGGCGCCGAGATCGCGCTCGACCTGCTCGAGCATGGCGCGCGTCCGGCCGTTGCCGTTCGTTCGAAGGTGAACGTCATCCCGCGCGATCTCCTGGGCATCCCGATCGTCGTGTTCGGCCTGCTGTGGAAACCATTCCCGGCCCGATTCGCCGACGCGATGAACAGGATGACCCTGCGGTTGGCGATTGGAAATCTCTCCGCGATCGGATTGTCGAAGCGCGACTGCGGCCCGTTCGCGCAGATCACGGAGGCGCGCCAGATCCCCGTCATCGACGTGGGCACGCTTGCGCGCATTCGGAGCGGCGACATCGATGTGCGGAAAAATATCGAATCGTTCGACCGCACGACCGTTCGATTCGCCGACGACACCAGCGAGCCCTTCGACGCGATCGTGCTCGCGACGGGTTTCACCACCGGCCTGGCGAGCATGTTTCCAGAGCAACCGGATGTGCTGGACGACCAGGGCCGGCCGCGCATCAGTGGGCGCGAGTCAGCGGCTCCGGGGCTCTTCTTCTGCGGATACGAGCTGTCTCGAGGCGGCGTGCTGCGCCAGATCGGGATCGAAGCTCGGCACATCGCGCGATCGATCGCGGCGAGAGCCGGAGAAGCTCCTCTGCCTATCCGGGAGGCGGCGGCCGCGAGGTGACCACCGGTCCACGCGTCCGCCCGTCCACCCGTCCACCCGTCCACCAATCGAATGACACAAGCCGCCCGTCGCCCGATTGTCCTGGCGCTCATCGTTGCCGCCTGCGCGCGACAGCCCGCGTTCATCGCACCGAGCATGGGCGCCATGCCGTTCCCGGTTGACAGCGCTCGAGCTGTCATGGTGGCCGACGGCGTAACACGCCGCGTCATTCGTTCGGCGACGGGACCATGGACGATCAACGTCGTCTACGTCGACCTCGATCGATGCAACGCACCCGAGGCTGTCGCGAGCTCCGACCGCGCGATCGGCCGAGTCAAGACAAGCGACATGCTCGCTGCTCTCTCGCGCACGCAGAAAGTGGTCGCGGGGGTCAACGGGGACTTCTTCAATCTTCAGAGCGGCACGCCGACAAACCTCCTCGTGGTCGACGGGATGATGATCACGCCGCCGATCAAGCAGCCGGTACTGGCGTTCGATTCCGCCGGCGTTCCCCACATCGCGTTCTTCACGCTCGAGAGTGGGCGGCTGCTCCCGTTCCACCCGCTGCAGGCCGTCGGCGGACGACCGGTACTGGTGCGCGACAGCGCCATCGTCGATGAGGTAGACACCTTCGGCCAGGCGTCGTTTCGTGAGCGGAACCCGCGCACTGCGGCGGGTATCGCGCGGAACGGCAAGCGGCTCATCCTGGCCGTCGTGGACGGACGGGAATACGAGAACGCTGGAATGACGTTGCGCGAGACGGCCGGCCTCATGCTCGCACTGGGCGCGCGCGACGCAATCAACCTCGACGGGGGCGGTTCGACGACGATGGTGTTCGCAGATCCCGACTCGTCGGGCAAGCTGCGCATCGCCAATCATCCGTCGGACAAAGAAGGCGAGCGGACTGTCGGCGATGCGCTGGCGATCGTGAAGCGACAATGCTCTGGGCGGTAGCCGAGGCCGCCGGCACAACCTTCGAGGCTCAGGTTCTAGTCGCGTGAAGCGGGACCGGCGCCGATGCTGACGGGATGCTCCGGTTGAATTGGTGATCGTGCAGCCGAGCATACACGCCGCTCGCCGCGAGAAGCGTGGCATGCGTGCCGCGCTCACACACGCGGCCATGATCGACCACGAAGATCTGATCCGCCTGCTGGACCGTCGTGAGGCTGTGCGCGATCATGATCGTCGTCTTCCCGCGCATCAGCTGGCGAAGCGCGTCGAGGACCAGCGCCTCCGACGCCGCATCCAATCCGGTCGTGGGCTCGTCGAGAATCAGAATCGGGGCGTCGCGAATGATGGCCCGCGCGATGGCGATTCGCTGCTGCTGCCCGCCGGACAAGGTCACGCCACGCTCGCCAACCAACGTGTTGTAGCCGTCGGGTAGCTCACGAACGAACACATCCGCGTTCGCCAACTCGGCGGCTCTCACGATCTCGCCGCGTGTCGCCTCGGGCCGTCCATACGCGATGTTCTGCCACACCGGACCGCGGAAGAGCAGCGTGTCCTGCAACACGAAGCTCATGCGCTCCCGGATGGATTCCTGGTAGAAGGATTGTACGTCCTCCCCATCGATCAGCACGCGACCCGACTGAGGGTCGTAGAACCGTGCGATGAGATTGATGAGCGTTGTCTTGCCGGCGCCGGTCGGTCCGACCAGTGCGGCGATCGAGCCGGCCGGGATCGTGAGGCTCGCGTCGACGAGGTTGGGCCGGTCGGGTCCGTACCCGAACGTCACGTGATCGAGCTCGATCGCGCCGCGAAAGCGAGGCGCGCGTCGCGCTCCGGGCCGATCCCGAATCTCGAGGTCGACGGCGAGGAAGGTGTTGATCCGCTCGAACGCGACCAGCGCGCGCGAGTACGTGTCGGTCATCTTCGACAGCTCGCGAATCGGCTTGTACATCTTGCTCAGGTACAGCAGAAAGACGACGAGCGCCCCGGCGGTCAGGCGGCCATCGAGGACGTGACGCGCGCCGAACCAGAG contains these protein-coding regions:
- a CDS encoding helix-turn-helix transcriptional regulator, producing MRIRLPEVLTEHKITAYEVAKRSDGRVIPSTLYRLVRQRGRVRMFDGALLETLCEILNVEPGVLLERRRRKGGGGRSG
- a CDS encoding NAD(P)/FAD-dependent oxidoreductase, whose protein sequence is MRESNTIIIGAGPAGLALGAELRRSGVSFVMLERGEHVAESWHRHYERLALHTPKRHSALPGLPFPRDYPTYPSRQQLIAYFDDYARTFDLHPEFGVDVSRCTRGADGRWSIETSVGEYRARNLVMAAGLNRVPTVPRWPGQETFPGRIVHTQDYKNGERFRCQRVLVVGFGNSGAEIALDLLEHGARPAVAVRSKVNVIPRDLLGIPIVVFGLLWKPFPARFADAMNRMTLRLAIGNLSAIGLSKRDCGPFAQITEARQIPVIDVGTLARIRSGDIDVRKNIESFDRTTVRFADDTSEPFDAIVLATGFTTGLASMFPEQPDVLDDQGRPRISGRESAAPGLFFCGYELSRGGVLRQIGIEARHIARSIAARAGEAPLPIREAAAAR
- a CDS encoding phosphodiester glycosidase family protein, which gives rise to MTQAARRPIVLALIVAACARQPAFIAPSMGAMPFPVDSARAVMVADGVTRRVIRSATGPWTINVVYVDLDRCNAPEAVASSDRAIGRVKTSDMLAALSRTQKVVAGVNGDFFNLQSGTPTNLLVVDGMMITPPIKQPVLAFDSAGVPHIAFFTLESGRLLPFHPLQAVGGRPVLVRDSAIVDEVDTFGQASFRERNPRTAAGIARNGKRLILAVVDGREYENAGMTLRETAGLMLALGARDAINLDGGGSTTMVFADPDSSGKLRIANHPSDKEGERTVGDALAIVKRQCSGR
- a CDS encoding ABC transporter ATP-binding protein codes for the protein MADNPPPLDRKTQRATVLGLLSGHWGILLLGLVAVGAETGASLLEPWPIKIVLDTVLRAKPLPQWLERGVASMLGTNTLGVLEFAVGMVLLIAIVGGLGSYAEKQCVTTLGQRVTHELRCRLYVHALRLSMSFHDKKRTGDVISTATTDVDAIQSAITSGVLDTLYYTLLLIGMASLMLYLDWRFTLIALAVLPALSVVVYTLTRRIKRTSLDVRGREADLMSTMHEVLSSMRLVKAFGREDHERGRFEYQSERIVESTLRARDVKAKLAPAVEIIVAVGAASVLWFGARHVLDGRLTAGALVVFLLYLSKMYKPIRELSKMTDTYSRALVAFERINTFLAVDLEIRDRPGARRAPRFRGAIELDHVTFGYGPDRPNLVDASLTIPAGSIAALVGPTGAGKTTLINLIARFYDPQSGRVLIDGEDVQSFYQESIRERMSFVLQDTLLFRGPVWQNIAYGRPEATRGEIVRAAELANADVFVRELPDGYNTLVGERGVTLSGGQQQRIAIARAIIRDAPILILDEPTTGLDAASEALVLDALRQLMRGKTTIMIAHSLTTVQQADQIFVVDHGRVCERGTHATLLAASGVYARLHDHQFNRSIPSASAPVPLHATRT